Proteins from a single region of Streptomyces sp. TN58:
- a CDS encoding LLM class flavin-dependent oxidoreductase, which produces MEFGLFVQGYVPEARSRVDPEAEHKALVEETEYVIQADKSGFKYAWASEHHFLEEYSHLSANEVFLGYLAHATERIHLGSGIFNPLAPVNHPVKVAEKVAMLDHLSRGRFEFGTGRGAGSHEILGFLPGIEDMNATKEIWEETIAEFPKMFLQEEYEGFQGKHWSLPPRKVFPKPYGKAHPAMWYAAGSPSSYAMAARKGLGVLGFSVQKVSDMEWVLDQYKTAVREAKAIGAFVNDNVMVTSTAICAETHDKAVEIAVNAHMNRFQSLVFRYHDTFPRPEAIPQWPETLPEYNAEIIELLIAEELLICGDPSEVRAQCKRWEQAGADQLSFGLPTGVGYEDTMTTIKLIGEHVIPHIDTDPVHRTTRFRQSA; this is translated from the coding sequence TTGGAATTCGGGCTCTTCGTGCAGGGATACGTGCCTGAGGCGCGGTCCAGGGTCGACCCCGAGGCAGAGCACAAGGCGCTGGTCGAGGAGACCGAGTACGTCATCCAGGCCGACAAGTCCGGCTTCAAGTACGCCTGGGCCTCCGAGCACCACTTCCTGGAGGAGTACTCGCACCTGTCGGCGAACGAGGTGTTCCTCGGCTACCTCGCGCACGCCACCGAGCGCATCCACCTCGGCTCCGGCATCTTCAACCCGCTCGCCCCCGTGAACCACCCCGTCAAGGTGGCCGAGAAGGTCGCCATGCTCGACCACCTCTCCAGGGGCCGCTTCGAGTTCGGCACCGGCCGCGGCGCCGGCAGCCACGAGATACTCGGCTTCCTGCCGGGCATCGAGGACATGAACGCCACCAAGGAGATCTGGGAGGAGACCATCGCGGAATTCCCCAAGATGTTCCTCCAGGAGGAGTACGAGGGATTCCAGGGCAAGCACTGGTCGCTGCCGCCGCGGAAGGTCTTCCCCAAGCCGTACGGCAAGGCCCACCCGGCCATGTGGTACGCCGCCGGCTCGCCCTCCTCCTACGCGATGGCGGCCAGGAAGGGCCTCGGCGTGCTGGGCTTCAGCGTGCAGAAGGTCTCCGACATGGAGTGGGTGCTCGACCAGTACAAGACGGCCGTCAGGGAGGCGAAGGCCATCGGCGCCTTCGTCAACGACAACGTGATGGTCACCTCCACCGCGATCTGCGCCGAGACCCACGACAAGGCCGTCGAGATCGCCGTCAACGCCCACATGAACCGCTTCCAGTCACTGGTCTTCCGCTACCACGACACCTTCCCGCGGCCCGAGGCGATCCCCCAGTGGCCCGAGACCCTGCCGGAGTACAACGCGGAGATCATCGAGCTGCTGATCGCCGAGGAACTCCTCATCTGCGGCGACCCCTCGGAGGTGCGGGCCCAGTGCAAGCGCTGGGAGCAGGCGGGTGCCGACCAGCTCTCCTTCGGCCTGCCGACCGGCGTCGGGTACGAGGACACGATGACCACGATCAAGCTGATCGGCGAGCACGTGATCCCGCACATCGACACGGACCCGGTCCACCGCACGACCCGCTTCCGTCAGTCCGCCTGA
- a CDS encoding aldehyde dehydrogenase family protein → MNTQPLYIGGEWVEPAGGHYEVVNPADESVVGLAPEASREQVADAARAAADAFGSWSRTTPQERAAILDRAADIMQREFEPWSALARAETGAPTGIARGMQVGVGVARFRRYAKGALEPVEKGLPPQVTEAGPMGGASILGALEVRRPVGVVTCITSYNNPWANPAGKVAPALAMGNTVVVKPAPQDPLSVFRMAEALHEAGVPAGVVNVVNGQSVAVGEAAVDSPDVDMVSFTGSTAVGQRIAEVCGRTMKRQLMELGGKGAAIVFEDADLDAAVSGIGTTFSFYSGQICTAPTRVIVHRSVYRQLVDKLTGYLAFMKVGDPAAAGTVVGPVISAAHRDRVESYVELGRKEGARIAYGGERPVVGDGRGFYVAPTLLVDCTNDMRVVREEIFGPVVVVVPFDGGEDEAVRLADDSDFGLLSYVWSGDAARAFRVARRLRAGGVGVNTVGRNMEAPFGGFKRSGVGRDVGSYALHAYSEIQSIVWTT, encoded by the coding sequence GTGAACACACAACCCCTTTACATCGGCGGCGAGTGGGTGGAGCCGGCCGGCGGCCACTACGAGGTGGTCAACCCGGCCGACGAGTCGGTGGTCGGACTCGCACCGGAGGCCTCCCGCGAACAGGTCGCCGACGCCGCCCGAGCCGCGGCCGACGCCTTCGGCAGCTGGTCGCGCACCACCCCGCAGGAACGGGCGGCGATCCTCGACCGGGCCGCGGACATCATGCAGCGCGAGTTCGAACCGTGGTCGGCGCTGGCCCGCGCCGAGACGGGCGCCCCGACCGGCATCGCGCGGGGCATGCAGGTCGGCGTCGGCGTCGCACGCTTCCGCCGGTACGCCAAGGGCGCCCTGGAGCCGGTCGAGAAGGGGCTGCCGCCCCAGGTCACCGAGGCCGGCCCGATGGGAGGGGCGAGCATCCTGGGCGCGCTGGAGGTCCGCCGGCCGGTCGGCGTCGTCACCTGCATCACCTCCTACAACAACCCGTGGGCGAACCCGGCCGGCAAGGTGGCCCCGGCCCTGGCCATGGGCAACACGGTGGTGGTCAAGCCCGCCCCGCAGGACCCGCTGTCGGTGTTCAGGATGGCCGAGGCACTGCACGAGGCCGGCGTCCCGGCGGGCGTCGTCAACGTGGTGAACGGCCAGTCGGTGGCGGTCGGCGAGGCCGCCGTCGACTCGCCGGACGTGGACATGGTGTCCTTCACCGGCTCGACGGCCGTCGGGCAGCGCATCGCCGAGGTCTGCGGCCGGACGATGAAGCGGCAGCTGATGGAACTCGGCGGCAAGGGTGCGGCGATCGTCTTCGAGGACGCCGACCTGGACGCGGCGGTCTCGGGGATCGGCACCACCTTCTCCTTCTACTCCGGGCAGATCTGCACCGCCCCCACGCGCGTGATCGTCCACCGGTCGGTCTACCGACAGCTGGTGGACAAGCTCACCGGCTACCTCGCCTTCATGAAGGTCGGCGACCCGGCGGCGGCCGGGACGGTCGTCGGCCCGGTCATCTCGGCGGCGCACCGCGACCGCGTGGAGTCGTACGTCGAGCTGGGCCGGAAGGAGGGCGCACGGATCGCGTACGGCGGCGAGCGCCCCGTGGTCGGGGACGGCCGCGGCTTCTACGTGGCGCCGACCCTGCTCGTGGACTGCACGAACGACATGCGGGTGGTCCGCGAGGAGATCTTCGGCCCGGTCGTCGTGGTCGTCCCCTTCGACGGCGGCGAGGACGAAGCGGTCCGGCTGGCCGACGACAGCGACTTCGGGCTGCTGTCCTACGTGTGGTCCGGCGACGCGGCACGCGCCTTCCGCGTGGCGCGGCGGCTGCGCGCGGGCGGGGTCGGCGTGAACACCGTCGGGCGCAACATGGAGGCCCCCTTCGGCGGCTTCAAGCGCAGCGGGGTCGGCCGTGACGTCGGCTCGTACGCCCTGCACGCCTACAGCGAGATCCAGTCGATCGTCTGGACGACGTAG
- a CDS encoding D-aminoacylase, with protein sequence MAPRQPGSAGHRALPGPAPQTPTGLKAGGAPRDGPQRANTGREDAMLDHLIKGATVVDGTGAPARVADLGIRDGRIAVIAAPGTVTEEARTSEDATGLVLTPGFVDPHTHYDAQLFWDPYATPSMNHGVTTIAGGNCGFTLAPLNPDRPEDADYTRRMMSKVEGMALAALEEGVDWTWSTFGEYLDALEGRIAVNAGFMVGHCALRRHVMGEAAVGGQPTPEQMRQMLDLLHDAMDAGAWGLSTTQSATHSDGAGAPVASRHAKAAELLALSRAVAEHEGTQLEAIVAGCLDQFADEEIDLLVDMSAAAGRPLNWNVLTIDAAVPERVPRQLVPSERARKAGGRIVALTMPILTPMNMSLGTFCALNLIPGWGDVLGLPVPERIVRLRDPDVRAEMLRRADSKEAGVFRRLANFGRYVIGDTYSKENEGLTGRVVDDIAAERGQDPFQCLVEICANDDLRTVLWPMPTDNDPATWALRAETWQHEDVMLGGSDAGAHLDRMCGAPYTTRFLGDCLRGRKLLPLEQAVRMLTDDPARLFGLRERGRLAEGYHADLVLFDPDRIEAGPATLVHDLPGDSPRLDARAIGVVSVRVNGVETIRDDQITGAVPGVVLRSGRDTRTVSTR encoded by the coding sequence GTGGCTCCCCGGCAACCCGGCTCCGCCGGGCACCGGGCTCTGCCCGGACCCGCGCCTCAAACGCCGACGGGGCTGAAGGCGGGCGGAGCCCCACGAGACGGGCCGCAACGCGCGAACACCGGCAGAGAGGACGCCATGCTCGACCACCTGATCAAGGGCGCGACCGTCGTGGACGGCACCGGCGCCCCCGCCCGCGTCGCGGACCTCGGCATACGCGACGGCCGCATCGCCGTCATCGCCGCACCCGGCACCGTCACCGAGGAGGCCCGCACCAGTGAGGACGCCACCGGCCTCGTGCTCACCCCCGGCTTCGTCGACCCGCACACGCACTACGACGCCCAGCTCTTCTGGGACCCGTACGCCACCCCCTCCATGAACCACGGCGTCACCACCATCGCCGGCGGGAACTGCGGCTTCACCCTCGCCCCGCTCAACCCGGACCGCCCCGAGGACGCCGACTACACACGCCGCATGATGAGCAAGGTCGAGGGCATGGCCCTGGCGGCCCTGGAGGAGGGCGTCGACTGGACCTGGTCCACCTTCGGCGAGTACCTCGACGCCCTGGAAGGGCGAATCGCCGTCAACGCCGGCTTCATGGTCGGCCACTGCGCCCTGCGCCGCCACGTCATGGGCGAGGCGGCCGTCGGCGGACAGCCCACCCCCGAGCAGATGCGGCAGATGCTCGACCTCCTCCACGACGCCATGGACGCCGGTGCCTGGGGCCTGTCCACCACCCAGTCCGCCACCCACTCCGACGGCGCGGGCGCCCCCGTCGCCTCCCGGCACGCCAAGGCCGCCGAACTGCTCGCGCTGTCCCGCGCCGTCGCCGAACACGAGGGCACCCAGCTCGAAGCGATCGTCGCCGGCTGCCTCGACCAGTTCGCCGACGAGGAGATCGACCTCCTCGTCGACATGAGCGCCGCCGCCGGCAGGCCCCTGAACTGGAACGTCCTCACCATCGACGCGGCCGTCCCCGAACGCGTCCCGCGCCAGCTGGTCCCCAGCGAACGCGCCCGCAAGGCCGGCGGCCGCATCGTCGCCCTCACCATGCCGATCCTCACCCCCATGAACATGTCCCTCGGCACCTTCTGCGCACTGAACCTCATCCCCGGATGGGGCGACGTCCTCGGCCTGCCCGTCCCCGAACGGATCGTCAGGCTCCGCGACCCGGACGTCCGCGCCGAGATGCTGCGCCGCGCCGACAGCAAGGAAGCCGGAGTCTTCCGCCGCCTGGCGAACTTCGGCCGGTACGTCATCGGCGACACCTACAGCAAGGAGAACGAAGGACTCACCGGACGGGTCGTCGACGACATCGCCGCCGAACGCGGCCAGGACCCCTTCCAGTGCCTCGTCGAGATCTGCGCCAACGACGACCTGCGCACCGTGCTCTGGCCCATGCCCACCGACAACGACCCGGCGACCTGGGCCCTGCGCGCCGAGACCTGGCAGCACGAGGACGTCATGCTGGGCGGCTCCGACGCCGGCGCGCACCTGGACCGGATGTGCGGAGCCCCGTACACAACCCGCTTCCTCGGCGACTGCCTGCGCGGCCGCAAGCTCCTGCCGCTGGAACAGGCCGTACGGATGCTCACCGACGACCCGGCCCGGTTGTTCGGCCTGCGCGAGCGCGGCCGGCTCGCCGAGGGCTACCACGCCGACCTGGTCCTCTTCGACCCCGACCGCATCGAGGCGGGACCGGCCACCCTCGTCCACGACCTGCCCGGCGACAGCCCCCGCCTGGACGCGCGCGCCATCGGCGTCGTCTCGGTACGGGTCAACGGCGTGGAGACCATCCGCGACGATCAGATCACGGGCGCCGTCCCCGGCGTCGTGCTGCGCTCGGGCCGCGACACCCGGACGGTGAGCACCAGGTGA
- a CDS encoding DNA alkylation repair protein, which yields MPTADELLSADTVTTLARLLARAGGRPSAPALTARATALDGLTYSGRVAAVRDAVLADLPEDWPAFEAVVRAALTEPGFEGWMTFPVNEAVAVRGLQVFEPGLELLHALTPRLTAESAVRPFLRADPDRALAVIRKWTDDPDPHVRRLASEGTRPRLPWAPQLPAFVADPRPALPVLDALYLDESEYVRRSVSNHLNDISRDHPLLAVETAARWLAAPADTTDRVVRHGLRTLVKAGRPEALTLLGHAPDVPVTVRGPVVTTPRVAVGEYLVFDYAVTNTGELPAELVIDYVVHHTKANGTRTPKVFKLLTRPLAPGETLGGTKRHSFKPITTRRYHSGEHLVQLQVNGRVRGEAVFSLDAG from the coding sequence ATGCCCACGGCCGATGAGCTCCTCAGCGCGGACACCGTCACCACCCTCGCCCGCCTCCTCGCGCGCGCCGGCGGCCGCCCGTCCGCGCCCGCCCTGACCGCCCGCGCCACCGCCCTGGACGGGCTGACGTACAGCGGCAGGGTCGCCGCCGTGCGCGACGCGGTCCTCGCCGACCTCCCCGAGGACTGGCCGGCCTTCGAGGCCGTCGTGCGCGCCGCCCTCACCGAGCCCGGCTTCGAGGGCTGGATGACCTTCCCCGTCAACGAGGCTGTCGCCGTCCGCGGGCTGCAGGTGTTCGAGCCCGGGCTGGAGCTGCTGCACGCCCTCACCCCCCGGCTGACCGCCGAATCCGCCGTACGCCCCTTCCTGCGCGCCGACCCCGACCGCGCCCTGGCCGTCATACGGAAGTGGACGGACGACCCGGACCCGCACGTGCGGCGCCTGGCCAGCGAGGGGACCCGCCCCCGGCTGCCGTGGGCCCCGCAGCTCCCCGCCTTCGTCGCCGACCCTCGCCCCGCCCTGCCGGTGCTGGACGCCCTCTACCTCGACGAGTCCGAGTACGTCCGCCGCTCCGTCTCCAACCACCTCAACGACATCAGCCGGGACCACCCCCTCCTCGCCGTGGAGACCGCGGCCCGCTGGCTGGCCGCGCCCGCCGACACTACGGACCGCGTCGTCCGGCACGGCCTGCGCACCCTGGTCAAGGCCGGCCGGCCCGAGGCGCTGACCCTCCTCGGGCACGCCCCGGACGTACCGGTCACCGTGCGCGGGCCGGTGGTGACCACCCCACGGGTGGCCGTCGGCGAGTACCTCGTCTTCGACTACGCCGTCACCAACACCGGCGAGCTCCCGGCCGAGCTGGTGATCGACTACGTCGTGCACCACACGAAGGCGAACGGCACCCGCACCCCGAAGGTCTTCAAGCTCCTCACCCGCCCGCTGGCCCCCGGCGAAACCCTCGGCGGCACCAAGCGGCACTCCTTCAAGCCGATCACCACCCGCCGCTACCACTCCGGCGAACACCTGGTGCAGCTCCAGGTCAACGGCCGCGTCCGCGGGGAGGCCGTCTTCTCCCTGGACGCCGGCTGA
- a CDS encoding SDR family NAD(P)-dependent oxidoreductase produces the protein MGKLEGRVVIVTGAARGQGEREARLFAAEGAKVLLGDVLDGQGAAVAKEIGEDRARYVRMDVSREEDWAAAVAAAKEAFGRIDGLVNNAGILRFNELTSTPLEEFQQVVQVNQVGAFLGIKTVAPEIEAAGGGTIVNTSSYTGLTGMAYVGTYAATKAAILGLTRVAALELAAKGIRVNAMCPGAVDTPMANPGLLDPENMTDEARDAMAELYRRVVPMGRVGQPEEVARLALFLTGDDSSYITGQPFVIDGGWMAGVSVL, from the coding sequence ATGGGCAAGCTGGAAGGGCGCGTCGTCATCGTCACCGGTGCGGCGCGCGGCCAGGGCGAGCGGGAGGCCCGCCTCTTCGCCGCCGAGGGGGCCAAGGTGCTCCTCGGCGACGTACTGGACGGGCAGGGCGCGGCCGTGGCCAAGGAGATCGGCGAGGACCGGGCCCGGTACGTACGGATGGACGTGAGCCGGGAGGAGGACTGGGCGGCGGCCGTCGCCGCCGCGAAGGAGGCCTTCGGCCGGATCGACGGCCTGGTCAACAACGCGGGCATCCTGCGTTTCAACGAGCTGACCTCGACCCCGCTGGAGGAGTTCCAGCAGGTGGTCCAGGTCAACCAGGTCGGCGCCTTCCTCGGGATCAAGACGGTGGCGCCCGAGATCGAGGCGGCCGGCGGCGGCACCATCGTCAACACCTCCTCCTACACCGGCCTGACGGGCATGGCCTACGTCGGCACCTACGCCGCGACCAAGGCCGCGATCCTGGGCCTGACCCGGGTGGCCGCGCTGGAACTGGCCGCCAAGGGGATCCGGGTCAACGCGATGTGCCCGGGCGCGGTGGACACCCCGATGGCCAATCCGGGCCTGCTGGACCCGGAGAACATGACCGACGAGGCCCGGGACGCGATGGCGGAGCTCTACCGGCGCGTGGTGCCGATGGGGCGGGTGGGGCAGCCGGAGGAGGTGGCCCGGCTGGCGCTGTTCCTGACCGGAGACGACTCCTCGTACATCACCGGCCAGCCGTTCGTCATCGACGGCGGCTGGATGGCGGGCGTCAGCGTCCTGTAG